One genomic region from Capra hircus breed San Clemente chromosome 18, ASM170441v1, whole genome shotgun sequence encodes:
- the LOC102180339 gene encoding galectin-7 has protein sequence MAGSFNVPHKTALPEGIRVGTVLRIRGLVPDKAGRFYVNLLCSEEPGSDAALHFNPRLDESTVVFNTLERGTWGAEERGSGIPFQRGQPFDVLLIATEEGFKAVIADSEYHHFRYRIPPGRVRALEVGGDLQLELVKIF, from the exons ATGGCCGGGAGCTTT AACGTCCCCCACAAGACCGCGCTGCCCGAGGGCATCCGAGTGGGCACCGTGTTGAGAATTCGTGGTTTAGTCCCCGACAAGGCTGGCAG GTTCTACGTGAACCTGCTGTGCAGTGAGGAACCAGGCAGTGATGCCGCCCTGCATTTCAACCCCCGCCTGGACGAGTCCACGGTGGTCTTCAACACCCTGGAGCGCGGCACCTGGGGTGCAGAGGAGCGGGGCTCAGGCATTCCCTTCCAGCGAGGGCAGCCCTTCGACGTCCTCCTCATTGCCACCGAAGAAGGCTTCAAG GCGGTGATCGCAGACTCTGAATACCACCACTTCCGGTACCGGATCCCGCCAGGGCGCGTGCGCGCGTTGGAGGTGGGCGGGGACCTGCAGCTGGAGCTGGTGAAGATCTTCTGA